One region of Flavobacterium sp. KACC 22763 genomic DNA includes:
- a CDS encoding sugar MFS transporter: MTNIQSTLQVEKKSAIVPMVILTLLFFILGFVTWLNGPLIPFFELACELTSSQAYFVTFAFYIAYFVMAVPSSYIIEKVGYKNGISLGLLVIAAGAFMFYPAASSRTFLLFLLALFIMGTGLAVLQTASNPYVVVIGPRESAAARISVLGIANKLAGFVAPIVLTVLVLSNMQDFTADKIALMDEAAKTSALNSLALQLQTPYLYMGLIITVLALMVKFSPLPEIDLDEEGNVSNLSVFKQIKNAFQHPQLVLGVITLMLYLSAEVLAGDSIGAFGKQLGVYGEGGNFYLKLTSFTMSAMVIGYVLGIVLIPKYVSQVTALKVSGLLGLVLVLAIVLISPKIMIALPGTPNIPLVIFLVALLGLANALCWPAIWPMALEDLGGYTKIGSAILIMGIIGGAVFPLFYGMITESINSANLAKNMQGVSKSGNQLAYLMLLPSYAMILFYAVKGHKYRKW, translated from the coding sequence ATGACAAACATTCAAAGTACATTACAGGTAGAGAAAAAAAGTGCCATTGTTCCGATGGTAATTTTAACCTTATTGTTTTTTATTCTAGGATTTGTAACCTGGCTTAACGGACCATTAATTCCGTTTTTTGAATTAGCTTGCGAACTAACTTCTTCGCAAGCCTATTTTGTGACTTTCGCATTTTATATTGCCTATTTTGTTATGGCAGTTCCTTCTTCGTATATCATTGAAAAAGTGGGTTATAAAAACGGAATTTCTCTAGGATTATTGGTTATTGCTGCAGGAGCTTTTATGTTTTATCCAGCAGCTTCAAGCCGTACATTTCTGCTGTTTTTATTAGCCTTATTTATCATGGGAACTGGTTTGGCGGTTTTGCAGACAGCTTCAAATCCCTATGTTGTTGTAATTGGTCCAAGAGAAAGTGCTGCGGCAAGAATCAGTGTTTTAGGAATTGCAAATAAACTGGCAGGATTTGTAGCGCCGATTGTGCTTACGGTTCTTGTTTTGTCTAATATGCAGGACTTTACAGCAGACAAAATTGCCTTGATGGATGAAGCTGCAAAAACGAGTGCGTTAAATTCTCTTGCATTACAATTACAAACACCGTATCTTTATATGGGGTTGATTATTACTGTTTTAGCTCTTATGGTGAAATTTTCTCCTCTGCCAGAAATTGATTTGGATGAAGAAGGGAATGTATCGAATTTAAGTGTTTTTAAGCAGATTAAAAATGCTTTTCAGCACCCACAGTTGGTTTTAGGAGTAATTACTCTAATGCTGTATTTATCTGCCGAAGTTTTAGCGGGAGATTCTATCGGAGCTTTCGGAAAACAGCTTGGAGTATACGGTGAAGGAGGGAATTTCTATCTAAAACTAACATCATTTACCATGTCAGCAATGGTTATTGGATACGTTCTTGGAATAGTCCTGATTCCTAAATATGTTTCGCAAGTCACTGCTTTAAAAGTGTCTGGATTGCTAGGTTTGGTGCTGGTTTTAGCGATTGTTTTGATTTCTCCGAAAATAATGATTGCATTGCCTGGAACTCCAAATATACCATTGGTAATATTTTTAGTAGCACTTTTAGGATTGGCAAATGCATTATGCTGGCCGGCAATCTGGCCAATGGCATTAGAGGATTTAGGAGGGTATACAAAAATAGGAAGCGCTATTTTGATTATGGGAATTATTGGCGGTGCAGTTTTTCCACTTTTTTACGGAATGATCACTGAAAGCATTAATTCTGCAAATCTTGCAAAAAATATGCAAGGTGTTTCAAAAAGCGGTAATCAATTGGCATATCTAATGCTGCTGCCTTCTTATGCAATGATTTTGTTTTATGCTGTTAAAGGGCATAAATACAGGAAATGGTAG
- the nagB gene encoding glucosamine-6-phosphate deaminase: MLKSKIDKATGFEKRFENINTVVFENSTDASKEVAQEIAALIKEKQKEGKPCILGLATGSSPKGLYAELVRLHKEEGLSFKNVISFNLDEYYPMEPNSINSYVRFMKELLFDHVDILPENAHVPDGLLTKEQIADYCHEYEAKIEALGGIDLQILGIGGNGHIGFNESGSLQNSKTRLVALDHITRVAASKDFFGLNNTPRTAITLGVKKIMEAKRVILLAWGEGKANIVKKSVEDEVTNRVPASFLQEHNNAVFVLDKEASSKLTRINKPWLVEKIVWTDKLTRKAVLGLALDLKKPILMLTDADYIENGMSDLLADSGPAYDTNIKIFNKLQNTITGWPGGKPNADDTNRPERAEPAKKRVLIFSPHPDDDIISMGGTFMRLQEQGHEVHVAYQTSGNIAVADDEALRFARFVIDYNEKFGIKSEEADNIYKKAEAFLQNKKNSEIDIPEVRYIKGLIRKGEARATSYFVGLPDSQIHFMELPFYETGTIEKKPIGPEDIQLTVDLIEKIKPHQIYAAGDLADPHGTHKVCLDAIFEAVKVLKPKEFMNDCWLWLYRGAWQEWGIDEVEMAVPMSPDQVLAKRHGIFKHQSQKDGVVFQGTDAREFWQRAEDRNRETAELYYQLGLATYAAMEAFVRWHY; the protein is encoded by the coding sequence ATGTTAAAAAGTAAAATCGACAAAGCAACAGGTTTCGAAAAACGATTCGAAAACATTAACACAGTTGTTTTTGAAAATTCAACAGATGCTTCAAAAGAGGTAGCGCAAGAAATTGCAGCTTTAATTAAAGAAAAACAAAAAGAAGGAAAACCATGTATTTTAGGATTAGCTACTGGTTCTTCTCCAAAAGGTTTGTATGCAGAATTAGTGCGTCTTCATAAAGAAGAAGGTTTGAGTTTCAAAAACGTAATCAGTTTTAACTTGGATGAGTATTATCCAATGGAACCAAATTCAATCAACAGTTATGTTCGTTTCATGAAAGAACTTTTGTTTGATCATGTCGATATTTTACCTGAAAACGCTCACGTTCCAGACGGACTTTTAACAAAAGAACAAATTGCAGATTATTGCCACGAATATGAAGCTAAAATCGAAGCTTTAGGCGGAATCGATCTTCAGATTCTTGGAATTGGAGGAAACGGACACATCGGATTTAATGAGTCTGGATCGCTTCAAAACTCTAAAACGCGTTTAGTGGCTTTAGATCATATTACAAGAGTGGCTGCAAGTAAAGATTTCTTTGGTTTAAATAATACACCAAGAACAGCAATTACGCTTGGGGTTAAAAAAATCATGGAAGCAAAAAGAGTGATCTTGTTGGCTTGGGGTGAAGGAAAAGCAAACATTGTAAAAAAATCTGTTGAGGATGAAGTTACAAACCGAGTTCCTGCTTCATTCTTGCAAGAGCATAACAACGCAGTTTTTGTTTTAGATAAAGAAGCTTCTTCAAAATTAACGAGAATCAACAAGCCTTGGTTGGTTGAAAAAATCGTTTGGACAGACAAATTAACTCGTAAAGCAGTTTTAGGATTGGCATTAGATCTTAAAAAACCAATTTTAATGCTTACTGATGCTGATTATATCGAAAATGGTATGAGTGATTTGTTGGCAGATTCAGGTCCAGCTTACGATACTAACATTAAGATATTTAATAAATTACAAAACACAATCACGGGTTGGCCAGGTGGAAAACCAAATGCAGACGATACAAATCGTCCTGAAAGAGCAGAACCTGCTAAAAAACGTGTGTTGATTTTCAGCCCGCACCCTGATGATGATATTATCAGTATGGGAGGAACTTTTATGCGTCTGCAAGAACAAGGGCATGAAGTGCACGTAGCATACCAGACATCTGGAAACATTGCAGTTGCTGATGATGAAGCTTTACGTTTTGCAAGATTCGTAATTGATTACAATGAGAAATTCGGAATCAAAAGCGAAGAAGCAGATAACATCTACAAAAAAGCAGAAGCATTTTTACAGAACAAAAAGAATAGTGAAATTGATATTCCAGAAGTTCGTTACATTAAAGGTTTAATCAGAAAAGGAGAGGCGAGAGCTACAAGTTATTTTGTAGGTCTTCCAGATTCTCAAATTCACTTTATGGAATTGCCTTTCTACGAAACAGGAACAATCGAGAAAAAACCAATTGGACCAGAAGATATTCAATTGACAGTTGATTTGATTGAGAAAATTAAACCACATCAAATTTATGCAGCTGGAGATTTAGCAGATCCACACGGAACGCACAAAGTTTGTTTGGATGCGATTTTTGAAGCGGTTAAAGTTTTAAAACCAAAAGAATTCATGAACGACTGCTGGTTGTGGTTGTACCGTGGAGCTTGGCAAGAGTGGGGAATTGACGAAGTTGAAATGGCAGTTCCGATGAGTCCAGATCAGGTTTTGGCAAAACGTCACGGAATCTTCAAACACCAATCTCAGAAAGATGGAGTTGTTTTTCAAGGAACAGACGCAAGAGAGTTCTGGCAGAGAGCAGAAGACAGAAACCGCGAAACAGCAGAATTATACTACCAATTAGGTCTTGCGACTTATGCGGCAATGGAGGCTTTCGTGAGATGGCATTACTAA
- a CDS encoding DUF3820 family protein, protein MDQDKKQLIKLAHTKMPFGKYEGRYLIDLPEYYVVWYHNKGFPKGELGQQLQLIYELKLNGLEELIRNIKKQYPKP, encoded by the coding sequence ATGGATCAAGACAAAAAACAACTCATAAAATTAGCACACACCAAAATGCCTTTCGGGAAATATGAAGGGCGATATTTAATTGATCTTCCAGAATATTATGTGGTTTGGTATCATAATAAAGGATTTCCAAAAGGAGAATTAGGGCAGCAATTGCAATTGATTTATGAGTTGAAATTAAATGGATTGGAGGAATTGATTCGAAATATCAAAAAACAATATCCAAAACCTTAA
- a CDS encoding DUF4190 domain-containing protein: MENNLPSSNAGQSLGIIALIFGIIGVLAAFIPCFGFIAVLFGILAIVFGAIALNQAKKENASTSLPKAGLYLGIAATIFVIIWVAIFVGSVGSMALEHKDEIQRALDSVKVEQIQTDDSLNVKVQVDSTTIETTVK, encoded by the coding sequence ATGGAAAACAATTTACCTTCTTCAAATGCTGGCCAGTCACTAGGTATTATCGCTTTAATTTTTGGTATTATCGGTGTATTAGCGGCATTTATCCCTTGCTTTGGTTTTATTGCAGTTTTATTCGGAATTCTTGCAATTGTATTTGGAGCAATTGCTTTAAATCAAGCAAAAAAAGAAAATGCATCGACTTCTTTGCCAAAAGCTGGTCTTTATTTAGGAATTGCGGCAACAATCTTTGTTATTATCTGGGTTGCAATTTTTGTAGGTTCAGTAGGTTCTATGGCTTTAGAACATAAAGATGAGATTCAGAGAGCGTTAGATTCTGTCAAAGTGGAACAAATACAAACAGATGATTCTTTAAATGTAAAAGTGCAGGTAGATTCTACTACAATTGAAACTACTGTAAAATAA
- a CDS encoding DUF2752 domain-containing protein — translation MFIFFYCFFLPYLNFGLQSSCEGLPLVYCKSRGLTRAFSQILRLHFQEAIVLNPFSIKIFCFFFFQLIARFLINWIISFPLFKRVLIFDVSISVIFFLFCFYNLILPY, via the coding sequence ATGTTTATCTTTTTTTATTGCTTTTTTCTTCCCTATTTAAATTTCGGTTTGCAATCATCTTGTGAAGGATTGCCGTTGGTATACTGTAAAAGCCGCGGACTTACTAGGGCTTTTTCTCAGATACTTAGACTTCATTTTCAGGAAGCAATCGTTTTAAACCCGTTTTCTATTAAAATTTTTTGTTTCTTTTTCTTTCAGCTTATTGCTAGGTTTTTGATCAATTGGATCATTTCTTTTCCTCTATTCAAAAGGGTATTAATTTTTGATGTATCAATAAGTGTAATTTTTTTCCTTTTTTGTTTTTATAATTTAATACTTCCTTACTAG
- a CDS encoding CTP synthase, producing the protein MNQTKYIFVTGGVTSSLGKGIIAASLAKLLQGRGYRTTIQKFDPYINVDPGTLNPYEHGECYVTDDGAETDLDLGHYERFLNVPTSQANNVTTGRVYLSVIEKERRGEFLGKTVQVVPHITNEIKDRMQLLGKSGDYDIVITEIGGTVGDIESLPYIESVRQLVWELGENNGIVIHLTLVPYLAAAGELKTKPTQHSVKTLMESGIKADILVCRTEHELSQELRQKLALFCNVKKEAVIQSIDASTIYEVPNLMLEEGLDVVALKKLDLPKKASPDLKNWNTFLKRLKSPKQTVNIGLVGKYVEMQDCYKSILEAFIHAGAANETKVNVISIHSEHINADNVEEKLGSLDGVLVAPGFGERGIEGKIEAVRFVRENNIPFFGICLGMQMSVIEYSRNILGYAEANSTEMNDKTPHPVVSLMEEQKNVTDKGGTMRLGAWKCDIKPDTLAYRIYGEKTISERHRHRYEYNNKYADELQKAGLKASGVNPDTGLVEIVELENHPFFIGVQYHPEYKSTVANPHPIFVNFVAAAVNAHKK; encoded by the coding sequence ATGAATCAAACAAAATATATTTTTGTTACAGGAGGTGTGACCTCTTCATTAGGAAAAGGAATTATCGCGGCATCTTTGGCAAAATTGTTACAAGGAAGAGGATACCGCACTACAATTCAGAAATTTGATCCATATATTAACGTAGATCCGGGGACACTAAACCCGTACGAGCACGGAGAATGTTATGTGACAGATGATGGAGCTGAAACTGACTTAGACTTAGGACACTACGAGCGTTTCTTAAACGTTCCTACTTCTCAGGCTAATAACGTTACTACAGGAAGAGTTTATCTTTCGGTTATTGAAAAAGAAAGAAGAGGAGAATTTTTAGGAAAAACAGTTCAAGTTGTTCCTCATATCACAAACGAAATCAAAGACAGAATGCAATTGCTAGGAAAATCTGGCGATTATGATATTGTAATTACTGAAATTGGTGGAACGGTTGGTGATATCGAATCTCTACCTTATATAGAATCTGTTCGTCAATTAGTTTGGGAGTTAGGTGAAAATAACGGAATCGTTATTCATTTAACATTAGTTCCTTATTTGGCTGCAGCAGGAGAGTTGAAAACAAAACCAACTCAACACTCTGTTAAAACTTTAATGGAGAGCGGAATTAAAGCCGATATTTTGGTTTGTAGAACGGAGCACGAATTGTCTCAGGAATTACGCCAAAAATTAGCTTTATTCTGTAATGTGAAAAAAGAAGCTGTAATTCAGTCAATTGATGCTTCTACTATATATGAAGTTCCGAATTTAATGCTTGAAGAAGGATTAGACGTTGTAGCTTTAAAGAAATTGGATTTACCTAAAAAAGCATCTCCAGATCTTAAAAACTGGAATACTTTCTTAAAAAGATTAAAAAGCCCAAAACAAACTGTAAATATTGGTTTGGTTGGAAAGTATGTAGAAATGCAGGATTGTTACAAATCTATTTTAGAAGCGTTCATCCATGCAGGAGCTGCAAACGAAACAAAAGTAAACGTAATTTCTATTCACTCAGAGCATATCAATGCAGATAATGTGGAAGAGAAATTAGGCTCTTTAGACGGAGTTTTAGTTGCTCCAGGTTTTGGTGAAAGAGGTATTGAAGGAAAAATCGAAGCAGTTCGTTTTGTACGTGAAAACAACATTCCTTTCTTCGGAATTTGTTTAGGAATGCAGATGTCTGTTATCGAATATTCTAGAAATATTTTAGGTTACGCGGAAGCAAATTCAACAGAGATGAACGATAAAACGCCTCATCCAGTTGTAAGTTTAATGGAAGAGCAGAAAAACGTAACAGACAAAGGAGGAACAATGCGTTTAGGTGCTTGGAAATGTGATATTAAACCAGATACTTTAGCGTATAGAATTTACGGAGAAAAAACTATTTCGGAGCGTCACCGCCACCGTTATGAGTACAACAATAAATATGCTGATGAATTGCAAAAAGCTGGTTTAAAAGCTTCTGGAGTTAACCCTGATACAGGATTAGTTGAAATCGTAGAGCTTGAAAATCACCCATTCTTCATTGGTGTACAATACCACCCAGAATACAAGAGTACTGTTGCAAATCCGCACCCTATTTTTGTGAACTTTGTGGCAGCTGCTGTAAATGCGCATAAAAAATAA
- the yidC gene encoding membrane protein insertase YidC, which yields MEEKKLDLNSIIGFVLIFGILIWIMYQNQPSEKEIAAEKAKKELVAKQEAQAKADKAKTASLPAAAVTPGDTVQLAQLQKTLGGFAYSATLPSAKEAFTTIENEKLRLKIANKGGYIVEATLKEFEKFKKGSGQLVELIKNNNSNLNLQLLTTDNRTLNSKDLYFEPTLEKIGADQVLSMRLKAGANEFLEYKYILKPNDYLVGFDIRSQGLNRVLNSAKPLNLAWDLKTYRNEKSVSYENRFAEINYKYGDAKYSYVNSHGQGKEETPEKLSYVAFKQHFFATILSTEKPFETSKLQSDDLVKDEKIDTVFTKQFRANLPLAFTNGEIDYKMNLYMGPVDYKTLKAYDKNFDKIIPLGWGIFGWINKLIFIPLFGFLSSTVGLSLGIAIIIFTIIIKLAMSPITYKSFLSQAKMKVLRPDIAELGEKFKKDPMKKQQETMKLYNKAGVNPMAGCIPALIQLPFMYASFQFFPAAFELRQKSFLWADDLSSFDSIVKLPFNIPMYGDHISLFPILAAIAIFFYMKMTSGDQQMAAPQQEGMPDMAKMMKIMIYVSPLMMLIFFNSYGAGLSLYNFISNLITIGIMFVIKNYIVDSDKIHAQIQENKQREPKKPSKFQQRLQEVMEQQEAAKAQNKKK from the coding sequence ATGGAAGAAAAAAAATTAGACCTCAATTCAATCATTGGTTTTGTATTGATCTTTGGAATTTTGATTTGGATTATGTACCAAAATCAGCCTTCTGAAAAAGAAATCGCTGCTGAAAAAGCCAAGAAAGAATTGGTTGCTAAACAAGAAGCACAAGCAAAAGCAGATAAAGCTAAAACTGCGTCATTACCAGCTGCAGCTGTAACTCCTGGAGATACAGTTCAATTGGCTCAATTGCAAAAAACTTTAGGAGGATTTGCTTATTCTGCAACACTTCCTTCTGCAAAAGAAGCTTTTACTACAATCGAAAACGAAAAATTAAGATTGAAGATTGCTAATAAAGGTGGATATATTGTTGAAGCTACTTTAAAAGAATTTGAAAAATTTAAAAAAGGTTCTGGGCAGTTGGTTGAGTTAATCAAAAACAACAACTCAAACTTAAATTTACAGCTTCTTACTACAGATAATAGAACATTAAACTCTAAAGATTTGTACTTTGAACCAACATTAGAAAAAATTGGTGCAGACCAAGTTCTTTCCATGCGTTTGAAAGCTGGAGCAAATGAATTTTTAGAGTACAAATACATTCTTAAACCAAACGATTATTTGGTTGGTTTTGATATCCGTTCTCAAGGTTTGAACAGAGTTTTAAATTCTGCTAAACCATTAAATTTGGCATGGGATTTAAAAACATACAGAAACGAAAAAAGTGTTTCTTATGAAAATCGTTTTGCTGAAATTAATTACAAGTATGGAGATGCAAAATACAGTTATGTAAATAGTCATGGACAAGGAAAAGAAGAAACGCCTGAGAAACTAAGTTATGTAGCTTTCAAACAGCACTTCTTTGCTACTATTTTATCTACAGAAAAGCCTTTTGAAACTTCTAAATTACAATCTGACGATTTAGTTAAAGACGAAAAAATCGATACTGTTTTTACTAAACAGTTTAGAGCAAATTTACCTTTAGCGTTTACAAACGGAGAGATCGATTACAAAATGAATTTGTACATGGGTCCTGTAGACTATAAAACATTAAAAGCTTACGATAAAAATTTCGATAAAATCATTCCTTTAGGATGGGGAATTTTTGGATGGATTAACAAACTAATCTTCATCCCATTATTCGGATTCTTAAGTTCAACAGTTGGATTGTCATTAGGAATTGCAATCATTATTTTTACCATTATCATCAAATTGGCTATGTCGCCAATTACCTATAAGTCATTCTTGTCTCAGGCTAAAATGAAAGTTTTAAGACCTGATATCGCTGAGTTGGGAGAGAAATTCAAAAAAGACCCAATGAAGAAACAACAGGAGACAATGAAATTGTACAACAAAGCAGGTGTAAACCCAATGGCAGGATGTATCCCGGCATTGATTCAGTTGCCATTTATGTATGCATCGTTCCAGTTTTTCCCTGCAGCGTTTGAATTAAGACAAAAAAGCTTCCTTTGGGCAGACGATTTATCTTCTTTTGACTCAATTGTAAAATTACCATTCAATATTCCAATGTATGGAGATCATATCAGTTTGTTCCCAATCTTGGCAGCAATTGCGATTTTCTTCTACATGAAAATGACTTCAGGAGATCAGCAAATGGCAGCGCCTCAGCAAGAAGGTATGCCAGATATGGCAAAAATGATGAAAATCATGATTTATGTTTCGCCATTAATGATGTTAATTTTCTTCAATAGTTACGGAGCTGGATTGAGTTTGTACAACTTTATTTCAAACTTAATTACAATCGGAATTATGTT